In Xenorhabdus nematophila ATCC 19061, one DNA window encodes the following:
- a CDS encoding cytochrome-c oxidase gives MNRSAPSSPLKISNYLGIGNIKLPDGITKILKTNSNTYQASVKKFIKLLCYIKNNNIDITSFDKLAELHEFVAIHDSAVASMLSIHFNLTIGTIANLNKQTPYIEELYQKLCSGNAIGVYLATELAYGNNLISLETQATYLPEKGIFILNSPNPNAYKFMPNTVSCELPKIAVVYAQLNVANRKYGIFPFVLPLSINGKLTKGVKITPLSDKPGFYLDNAITSFDNVEIPFEGLLAGNLMTLDRNGQISLHVKKLKERFALITNRIHTGKICMSICSVGAAKSALYITSTYGSKRQTFGYSGAMPALNYCHFKESIAWDTLTTIAHTLYLRKLTKKISILLSESTNNFKISDELLVEIISIKSLFTWRTQEILINCRERCGAHGLFSINKIPQYLISNFGSITAEGDNLVLSLKAGEMILTNGLKKSGANIEHDLLSILTDYANHLLDKLKKLTGHDNKKITFDIINKNSNDFLTLSQTYAILAVVTTITDSYNTDDIGMILEGYLLDWIHRSMRDLLISEIINIQESKKLNERHITYIRDHAEIINGYIYDFEMDKSGIETPISSNDYIGWYAGNHDQLKN, from the coding sequence ATGAATCGGTCTGCACCTAGTTCTCCACTAAAAATAAGTAATTATTTAGGAATAGGCAATATAAAACTACCTGATGGAATTACAAAGATACTTAAAACCAACAGTAACACATATCAGGCATCAGTAAAGAAATTTATAAAACTACTTTGCTATATCAAAAATAATAATATTGACATAACTTCATTTGATAAACTGGCTGAGCTTCATGAATTTGTCGCTATCCATGATAGTGCTGTAGCTTCTATGTTATCAATCCACTTTAATCTGACTATCGGTACTATTGCCAATTTAAATAAGCAAACGCCATATATAGAAGAACTTTACCAGAAACTTTGTTCAGGGAATGCAATTGGGGTCTATCTGGCAACTGAATTAGCATATGGCAATAACCTGATAAGCCTGGAAACGCAAGCTACTTATCTCCCGGAAAAAGGCATTTTTATCCTTAATTCACCTAATCCGAATGCCTATAAATTTATGCCTAATACGGTATCGTGTGAATTACCCAAAATCGCAGTGGTGTATGCACAACTCAATGTAGCCAACAGAAAATATGGTATTTTCCCATTTGTATTACCTCTGTCAATCAATGGCAAGTTAACTAAAGGGGTTAAAATAACGCCACTCAGCGATAAACCCGGATTCTATCTTGATAACGCTATCACTTCTTTTGATAACGTTGAAATTCCGTTTGAAGGGCTGCTTGCAGGCAATCTAATGACATTAGATCGAAATGGTCAGATATCATTACATGTTAAGAAATTAAAAGAGCGATTTGCATTAATTACCAATCGGATACATACAGGGAAAATCTGCATGTCCATTTGTTCAGTCGGGGCAGCTAAATCAGCACTTTATATTACCAGTACCTATGGAAGTAAACGGCAGACTTTCGGTTACTCTGGTGCAATGCCAGCCCTCAACTACTGTCACTTTAAAGAAAGTATCGCATGGGATACACTGACTACCATAGCTCACACTCTATATTTAAGAAAACTGACAAAAAAAATTTCAATCCTACTGTCAGAATCGACTAACAACTTTAAAATCTCCGATGAGTTACTCGTTGAGATAATTTCGATAAAATCATTGTTTACCTGGCGTACACAAGAGATACTGATTAATTGCCGTGAACGCTGTGGTGCCCATGGATTATTCTCCATCAATAAAATACCCCAGTATTTAATCTCCAATTTTGGCTCGATTACTGCGGAAGGTGATAATCTTGTTCTCTCCCTGAAGGCAGGGGAGATGATCCTGACTAATGGACTGAAAAAGAGTGGCGCAAATATCGAGCATGATTTGCTTTCCATTCTCACTGATTATGCCAATCATCTATTAGATAAACTTAAAAAATTAACTGGACACGATAATAAAAAAATAACTTTCGATATTATCAATAAGAACAGCAACGATTTTCTGACTCTCAGCCAAACATATGCCATTTTAGCCGTTGTAACCACAATCACTGATTCATATAACACCGACGATATCGGGATGATTCTTGAGGGTTATCTTCTCGACTGGATCCACCGTTCTATGCGTGATCTTCTGATAAGTGAAATCATTAACATACAAGAATCTAAAAAGTTAAATGAAAGACACATAACATATATTCGCGATCATGCGGAAATAATAAACGGCTATATTTACGATTTTGAAATGGACAAGTCAGGAATTGAAACCCC
- a CDS encoding 7-cyano-7-deazaguanine/7-aminomethyl-7-deazaguanine transporter, with product MFQLTPQQRITALIWLSLFHILIITSSNYLVQLPISIFGFHTTWGAFTFPFIFLATDLTVRIYGAPLARRIIISVMLPALLISYLISALFFQGTWQGFEALGTFNLFVARIAAASFMAYVLGQILDVSVFNRLRRQSRWWIAPATAMFFGNMLDTLAFFFIAFYRSTDAFMATHWVEIALVDYAFKLFICMLFFLPAYGFMLNLIIKYFFSGTEKNILPQA from the coding sequence ATGTTTCAATTGACCCCACAACAGCGGATCACTGCGTTGATCTGGCTTTCGCTCTTCCACATTTTGATCATTACTTCCAGTAATTATCTGGTGCAATTACCCATTTCCATTTTTGGTTTTCACACCACTTGGGGAGCATTTACATTTCCCTTTATCTTCTTGGCAACTGATCTGACTGTGCGGATTTATGGTGCACCATTGGCTCGACGGATCATTATCTCCGTGATGCTTCCCGCATTACTGATCTCTTACCTGATTTCAGCGCTATTTTTTCAGGGAACATGGCAGGGATTCGAAGCATTGGGAACGTTCAACCTGTTTGTCGCCCGTATTGCAGCAGCCAGCTTTATGGCCTATGTCCTTGGACAGATATTGGATGTTAGTGTCTTCAACCGACTGCGCCGACAAAGCCGCTGGTGGATAGCGCCGGCTACCGCCATGTTTTTCGGTAATATGCTCGATACACTGGCCTTTTTCTTTATTGCCTTTTACCGCAGTACCGATGCGTTCATGGCAACACATTGGGTAGAAATTGCCTTGGTGGATTATGCGTTCAAGCTATTTATCTGTATGCTTTTTTTCCTGCCTGCTTACGGATTTATGTTGAATTTAATAATAAAATATTTTTTCTCTGGAACAGAAAAGAATATTCTGCCTCAAGCCTGA
- the tusA gene encoding sulfurtransferase TusA: protein MSDIFSHPDKMLDTSGLRCPEPVMMVRKTIRHMAVGQTLLIIADDPATTRDIPGFCRFMEHVLIAQETAQTPYRYLLRKNENMG from the coding sequence ATGTCCGATATTTTTTCCCATCCAGACAAAATGCTTGATACCTCGGGATTACGCTGCCCAGAACCCGTGATGATGGTCCGTAAGACAATTCGCCATATGGCTGTTGGTCAGACGCTGTTAATTATTGCAGATGATCCGGCGACCACCCGTGACATCCCGGGATTTTGCCGTTTTATGGAGCATGTGTTGATTGCGCAGGAAACAGCGCAAACACCTTATCGGTATCTGCTGAGAAAGAACGAAAATATGGGTTGA